The Halalkalibacter krulwichiae genome has a segment encoding these proteins:
- the rbsC gene encoding ribose ABC transporter permease, which translates to MLGKGKVSFNLAKLGPLIGLLLIIVIITILNPSFLSMSNIFNILRQVSINALIAFGMTFVILTGGIDLSVGSILALSGAVTATLLAAGVDPVLAVAAGLAVGALLGAFNGLIISKGKVAPFIATLATMTIFRGLTLMFTDGKPVTGLGDSTFFQMLGKGYFLGIPVPAVTMMVSFVILYLILKKTTFGRRVYAVGGNEEAAILSGIKADRIKIYVYSLTGFLSALAGVILMSRLNSAQPTAGSMYELDAIAAVVLGGTSLTGGRGWIVGTLIGALIIGVLNNGLNLLGVSSFFQQVVKGAVILLAVLIDRKKNA; encoded by the coding sequence ATGTTGGGTAAAGGGAAAGTTTCATTCAATTTAGCGAAATTAGGTCCACTAATTGGTCTTTTGTTAATCATTGTGATCATTACGATTTTAAATCCTAGTTTCCTATCAATGTCAAATATCTTTAATATTTTAAGACAAGTATCGATCAATGCCTTAATTGCGTTTGGGATGACCTTCGTTATTTTAACAGGTGGAATTGATTTATCGGTCGGTTCGATTCTCGCATTGTCCGGGGCCGTAACGGCTACTTTACTAGCAGCAGGTGTAGATCCGGTGCTTGCTGTTGCAGCCGGCTTAGCTGTTGGGGCACTACTTGGAGCATTTAACGGATTGATTATTTCAAAAGGAAAAGTCGCACCGTTCATTGCGACGCTAGCAACAATGACGATTTTCCGTGGCTTAACGCTTATGTTTACAGACGGAAAACCGGTTACTGGTTTAGGAGATTCTACGTTCTTCCAAATGCTAGGGAAAGGATATTTTCTAGGAATTCCTGTACCAGCAGTAACAATGATGGTTTCATTCGTTATCTTATATCTCATCTTGAAGAAAACAACATTTGGCCGCCGCGTCTATGCCGTAGGGGGCAACGAGGAAGCTGCGATTCTATCAGGAATTAAAGCTGACCGTATCAAAATTTATGTGTACTCGTTAACTGGATTTCTATCGGCGCTTGCTGGGGTGATCCTGATGTCGAGACTGAACTCAGCTCAGCCGACTGCTGGATCGATGTATGAGCTTGATGCCATTGCCGCTGTTGTACTAGGCGGAACGAGTTTAACAGGTGGAAGAGGTTGGATCGTCGGTACCTTAATCGGGGCCTTGATCATAGGAGTTTTAAACAATGGACTTAACTTGCTTGGAGTCAGTTCCTTCTTCCAGCAAGTTGTCAAAGGTGCTGTTATTTTACTTGCGGTATTAATTGACCGGAAGAAAAATGCTTAA
- a CDS encoding sugar ABC transporter ATP-binding protein: MIIQMEGISKSFSGNRVLKDVAFSLEKGEIHALMGENGAGKSTMMKILTGIYARDNGTVHVKGRDVVYKNPKDAEQDGIAVIHQELNILPELTVAENLFLGKEQTVGKTPWLKTREMNRITEEKLAELGLRVKATERTGNLSVGKQQIIEIAKALMTNADVIIMDEPTAALTDREIQTLFKTIRDLQQQGVSFIYISHRMEEIFSLCDRITVLRDGQYVGVKKIPETNFDEIVSMMVGRQLGGRFPEVTNEPGDVKLEVKNLSRTGEFEDISFSVRSGEILGIAGLMGAGRSEVVETLFGYRKAEKGHIFIDGKEVQIASPIEAIRNRIGLITEDRKSKGLITDFSIRENISLTNLNSISGKGWIGKGKESTLVNDLIKRLNVACAGPEQQAKSLSGGNQQKVVIAKWLGTNPSILILDEPTRGVDVGAKKEIYTIMKELAEQGVAIIMVSSELPEVIGMSTRVMVMFEGTKQAILARNELSEEYIMHYATGGDKHVG, translated from the coding sequence ATGATCATTCAAATGGAAGGAATTTCGAAATCATTTAGTGGAAACCGAGTGTTAAAGGATGTTGCATTCTCCTTAGAAAAAGGTGAGATTCATGCGTTAATGGGCGAAAACGGTGCCGGGAAATCGACGATGATGAAAATTTTAACAGGGATTTATGCCCGCGATAACGGTACGGTTCACGTTAAAGGAAGAGATGTCGTTTACAAAAATCCAAAGGATGCAGAACAAGACGGAATTGCTGTTATTCACCAAGAGTTAAACATCCTCCCAGAACTGACTGTGGCAGAAAACTTGTTTTTAGGAAAAGAGCAAACCGTCGGAAAGACCCCTTGGCTAAAAACAAGAGAAATGAACCGGATCACAGAGGAAAAGCTCGCTGAACTTGGATTACGAGTGAAGGCAACAGAGCGGACAGGAAATTTATCGGTTGGGAAACAACAAATCATTGAAATTGCGAAAGCGCTTATGACTAATGCTGACGTTATTATTATGGATGAGCCGACCGCAGCGTTAACGGACCGTGAAATCCAGACACTTTTCAAAACGATTCGCGATTTGCAGCAGCAAGGAGTTTCCTTCATTTACATTTCACACAGAATGGAAGAAATCTTCTCACTTTGCGACCGGATTACAGTGTTAAGGGACGGTCAGTATGTCGGTGTGAAAAAGATTCCGGAAACGAACTTCGATGAAATTGTCAGCATGATGGTTGGTAGACAGTTAGGCGGCAGGTTCCCTGAAGTGACGAACGAGCCTGGTGATGTGAAGCTTGAAGTGAAGAACCTCAGTCGAACAGGCGAGTTTGAAGACATCTCGTTTTCCGTACGCTCAGGAGAGATTCTTGGGATTGCAGGCTTAATGGGTGCAGGAAGATCTGAAGTCGTGGAAACATTGTTTGGCTACCGCAAAGCCGAGAAGGGTCACATTTTCATCGATGGCAAGGAAGTTCAGATTGCTTCACCGATTGAGGCAATCCGAAACAGGATAGGTTTAATTACAGAGGATCGAAAGTCAAAAGGGTTAATTACCGATTTTTCGATTCGTGAGAACATCAGCTTAACAAACTTGAATTCTATTTCAGGGAAAGGTTGGATTGGCAAGGGCAAGGAATCAACACTTGTAAACGATCTGATCAAACGGTTAAATGTCGCTTGTGCAGGACCGGAACAACAGGCCAAATCACTAAGCGGTGGAAATCAGCAAAAGGTTGTCATTGCTAAATGGCTCGGAACCAATCCTAGTATTTTGATATTAGATGAACCGACTCGCGGGGTTGATGTCGGGGCTAAGAAAGAAATTTATACGATTATGAAAGAGCTGGCAGAACAAGGAGTCGCAATCATCATGGTCTCATCCGAGCTTCCAGAAGTGATCGGTATGAGTACAAGAGTCATGGTCATGTTTGAAGGCACGAAGCAAGCCATTTTAGCACGAAATGAATTAAGCGAAGAATATATTATGCACTACGCCACTGGAGGCGATAAACATGTTGGGTAA
- the rbsD gene encoding D-ribose pyranase yields the protein MKKQGILNRDIAETLAKLGHTDTIVIGDCGLPIPDHVRCIDLSLKKGVPTFLDVLEEVLADMEVESIMLAEEIKENNEKVYSELALLNLPTQFVSHERFKKETHEAKVIIRTGEITPYANIILQAGVIF from the coding sequence ATGAAAAAGCAAGGAATTTTAAACCGAGATATCGCGGAAACCCTCGCTAAGCTCGGTCATACGGATACGATCGTGATTGGAGACTGTGGTCTCCCGATCCCTGATCACGTTCGCTGCATTGATTTATCTTTGAAAAAAGGGGTACCGACCTTTTTAGACGTATTAGAAGAAGTGCTTGCTGATATGGAAGTGGAGAGCATCATGCTAGCAGAAGAGATAAAGGAAAATAATGAAAAGGTTTACAGTGAACTTGCTCTGTTAAATCTTCCTACTCAGTTTGTCAGTCATGAGCGTTTTAAAAAGGAAACACATGAAGCTAAGGTGATTATTCGAACAGGCGAAATTACGCCGTATGCCAATATCATTCTTCAGGCTGGTGTGATTTTCTAA
- the rbsK gene encoding ribokinase, translating to MTKQPIITVVGSINMDMVTVTDQVPVQGETLIGERFETIPGGKGANQAVAAARLGGNVQFIGRVGDDAFGKELQQVLQQEGISVTNVEPVTHSSSGVATILLSENDNRIIVIPGANRHVTPEYVERHKEQLLASDLVLLQFEIPLETIRYCLDLCEQAGIPAIVNPAPAQNLGEDYWKKALYITPNETEEKELDLDQNQEIAQKLIVTMGERGAKFTENGEEKLVPSYKVEPTDTTGAGDTFNGALAVAISENMSLQQAVEFANAAAALSVQRFGAQGGMPTRDELEQFIRKSREQS from the coding sequence ATGACCAAACAACCAATCATCACAGTCGTTGGCAGCATTAACATGGATATGGTGACGGTGACGGATCAAGTTCCTGTTCAGGGAGAGACGCTGATCGGAGAGAGATTTGAAACGATCCCCGGTGGAAAAGGAGCAAACCAAGCCGTCGCTGCCGCAAGACTCGGAGGGAATGTGCAGTTTATCGGCCGTGTTGGAGACGATGCCTTTGGCAAGGAGCTTCAACAGGTTTTACAACAGGAAGGGATTTCTGTAACGAATGTGGAACCGGTTACACATTCAAGTTCCGGTGTTGCAACGATTCTTTTATCGGAAAATGATAACCGAATCATCGTCATTCCAGGGGCGAATCGTCATGTGACACCTGAATATGTCGAGCGCCACAAAGAACAGCTTTTAGCGAGTGACCTCGTCTTGTTGCAATTTGAAATTCCGCTTGAGACGATTCGTTATTGCTTAGACCTATGTGAGCAGGCGGGCATTCCGGCCATTGTCAATCCGGCCCCAGCTCAAAACCTCGGTGAAGATTATTGGAAAAAAGCTCTTTATATTACACCGAATGAGACAGAAGAAAAAGAATTGGATTTAGATCAGAATCAAGAAATTGCTCAGAAACTAATTGTGACAATGGGCGAACGTGGCGCTAAATTTACAGAGAATGGCGAGGAGAAGCTCGTTCCCTCTTATAAAGTAGAACCGACTGACACAACGGGAGCTGGCGATACATTTAACGGGGCGCTAGCGGTTGCGATTAGTGAAAACATGTCGCTACAACAAGCGGTTGAGTTTGCCAATGCCGCAGCTGCCCTGTCCGTGCAACGATTTGGAGCACAAGGCGGCATGCCAACACGAGATGAACTAGAGCAATTCATTAGAAAGTCGAGGGAACAATCATGA